In Candidatus Binatus sp., a genomic segment contains:
- a CDS encoding DUF4286 family protein, which produces MAKYTFVVMTNPTEGKEAEFNEWYNRNHIPDVLNVPGFVCAQRFRIADAQMGGEASKAYKYLALYEIETDDLAGVLKELRARGGTPEIVPSDAIDMKNVGTFIFTPVAEKVMAKDVRRPRRAA; this is translated from the coding sequence ATGGCCAAGTATACGTTCGTCGTGATGACCAATCCAACCGAGGGCAAAGAGGCCGAGTTCAACGAATGGTACAACCGGAATCATATTCCGGATGTGCTTAATGTACCCGGCTTCGTCTGTGCGCAGCGGTTCCGCATCGCTGACGCGCAGATGGGCGGCGAGGCGAGCAAGGCCTACAAGTACCTGGCCCTCTATGAGATCGAGACCGACGATCTTGCAGGCGTTCTCAAAGAACTGCGTGCGCGCGGCGGAACGCCCGAGATTGTGCCGAGCGACGCGATCGATATGAAGAACGTCGGGACTTTCATCTTCACGCCGGTCGCGGAAAAGGTGATGGCGAAGGACGTGCGTCGTCCGCGTCGCGCCGCCTGA